A portion of the Paenibacillus sp. PvR098 genome contains these proteins:
- a CDS encoding chromate transporter, with product MTKSNGAHPYRELIWGMGRTGILGFGGGPSVIPLIRYEAVTRYRWMEDDEFGEVLALANALPGPIATKIAVYLGYRQKGVLGAITAALAHIMPSALAMITLLSAAQLMSASPIVQGMIAAVTPVIAVMLGVMAYEFAERAVKGLGKPLGFALFLVCFALLQIIDIHPAFVVIAFLGYGAFHFKTSAWFKKKKNRKEDYSTWSG from the coding sequence ATGACCAAATCAAATGGAGCCCATCCTTATCGAGAGCTGATATGGGGTATGGGCAGAACCGGGATTCTGGGCTTTGGCGGAGGACCTTCCGTTATTCCGTTGATCCGCTATGAAGCGGTGACTCGCTATCGGTGGATGGAGGATGACGAGTTTGGCGAAGTTCTCGCTTTAGCCAATGCGCTGCCGGGACCGATCGCCACCAAAATCGCCGTCTATCTCGGATACCGGCAAAAAGGAGTTCTGGGGGCGATAACCGCCGCCCTCGCTCACATCATGCCTTCCGCCTTGGCCATGATCACTTTGCTATCGGCCGCGCAACTAATGAGCGCCTCACCGATCGTACAGGGAATGATTGCGGCGGTAACCCCGGTGATCGCCGTCATGTTGGGGGTCATGGCTTACGAATTTGCCGAACGGGCCGTCAAAGGACTCGGCAAACCTCTCGGCTTTGCTTTATTTCTCGTTTGCTTTGCACTTTTGCAAATCATTGATATTCATCCGGCTTTTGTTGTCATTGCGTTTCTAGGTTACGGTGCCTTTCATTTCAAAACATCGGCATGGTTTAAAAAGAAGAAAAACAGAAAAGAGGATTACTCGACATGGAGTGGCTAA
- the thrC gene encoding threonine synthase, translating to MDFISTRGKVEKTGFIRTFLMGLGDDGGLMLPTEIPTIPHEVFKEWEQLSYQQLMLEIFSYFTNGEIPREELKDLIDESYSSFRSPEVTPVRKIHDSLYVLELFHGPTFAFKDIALQFMGNLYSYVSRKENEIINILGATSGDTGAAAIQGVKGKEGIRICILHPHQKVSKVQELQMTTVDDENVLNLSVHGNFDDCQRIIKELFADIDYKNKYHLRAINSINFVRILSQTVYYFYAYFQIAKKTKAEKISFSVPTGNFGNIFSAYLAKRMGLPIHRLVVATNENNILERFVDEGVYSPGDFRSTYSPSMDIQIASNFERYLYYLLDQNQEKVTSLMEQFQKEGKIVIDPQLLKKVQSDFSAHGVKNEECLHIISKYSGEYDYLADPHTACGIAAYESCCDKDEVCVTLATAHPAKFDESVQLCDISQKFPPEIQALFDKPQHMTVVDNSKQEISDQLKRFF from the coding sequence ATGGACTTTATAAGCACACGAGGCAAAGTGGAAAAAACAGGATTTATCCGAACCTTTTTGATGGGGCTGGGAGATGACGGCGGGCTCATGCTTCCGACGGAGATTCCGACCATTCCGCATGAAGTGTTCAAAGAATGGGAGCAATTAAGCTATCAGCAGCTAATGCTGGAAATCTTCTCTTATTTCACGAACGGTGAAATTCCAAGGGAAGAGCTGAAAGACTTGATCGACGAGAGCTATTCGAGCTTCCGAAGCCCTGAGGTAACGCCGGTAAGAAAAATTCATGATTCGCTGTATGTGCTCGAGCTGTTTCACGGACCGACCTTCGCCTTCAAGGATATCGCTCTGCAATTTATGGGCAACCTGTACTCATACGTATCCCGTAAGGAGAATGAAATTATTAATATCCTGGGAGCTACGTCCGGCGATACGGGGGCGGCAGCCATTCAAGGGGTCAAAGGCAAAGAAGGCATCCGCATCTGCATTTTACATCCGCATCAAAAGGTAAGCAAGGTACAGGAGTTGCAAATGACAACAGTCGATGACGAGAATGTGCTGAACCTATCGGTTCATGGTAATTTCGACGATTGCCAGCGGATTATTAAAGAGCTCTTTGCCGATATCGATTATAAAAACAAATATCATCTGAGGGCAATCAATTCGATTAACTTCGTTCGTATATTGTCGCAGACCGTATATTATTTTTACGCCTATTTCCAAATTGCCAAGAAGACGAAAGCAGAGAAAATCAGCTTTAGCGTTCCTACCGGTAATTTCGGCAATATTTTCTCAGCCTATCTGGCCAAACGAATGGGGCTTCCGATTCACCGGCTCGTGGTGGCTACCAACGAGAACAATATTTTAGAGCGTTTTGTGGATGAGGGTGTTTACAGTCCTGGAGATTTCCGGAGCACGTACAGCCCATCTATGGATATTCAGATTGCGAGCAATTTCGAGAGATATTTGTATTACTTGCTAGATCAGAATCAGGAGAAGGTTACCTCTCTTATGGAGCAGTTCCAGAAGGAAGGCAAAATCGTGATTGATCCGCAGCTGCTGAAGAAGGTACAGTCGGACTTCTCTGCGCACGGGGTGAAAAACGAGGAGTGCTTGCATATCATTAGCAAATACTCCGGTGAATACGACTACTTGGCTGATCCTCATACCGCTTGCGGGATCGCGGCTTATGAGTCCTGCTGCGACAAGGATGAGGTGTGCGTGACGCTGGCAACCGCTCATCCGGCGAAATTTGACGAATCCGTTCAGCTTTGCGATATCTCTCAGAAGTTCCCGCCCGAAATCCAGGCGTTGTTCGACAAGCCTCAGCATATGACTGTTGTGGACAATTCGAAGCAGGAAATCTCCGATCAGCTGAAGCGTTTCTTTTAA
- a CDS encoding FumA C-terminus/TtdB family hydratase beta subunit produces the protein MAKVHLETPLTREAVLRLQAGDEVFISGTIYVARDAAHKRLLELLDQNREFPVDLTNQIVFYAGPTPPKPRQIIGSIAPTTASRMDPYTPAMYKYGVKGTIGKGPRSKEVKEACMKDVAVCFSAIGGLSALLAQRVKSAEIIAYEDLGPEAIRKLTVEKFPVLVVYDAHGGDLYEQEIAKYRTLD, from the coding sequence ATGGCCAAAGTTCACCTGGAAACTCCTCTGACACGGGAGGCGGTCCTCCGTCTTCAAGCGGGTGATGAAGTTTTCATCAGTGGAACCATTTATGTGGCTCGTGATGCGGCTCATAAGAGATTGTTGGAATTGCTTGATCAAAACCGGGAGTTTCCGGTCGACTTAACCAATCAAATTGTATTTTATGCTGGTCCTACCCCTCCGAAGCCAAGACAAATTATAGGATCGATCGCGCCGACGACTGCGTCCCGTATGGATCCTTATACACCCGCTATGTATAAATACGGAGTCAAAGGCACGATAGGGAAAGGTCCGCGGAGCAAGGAAGTCAAGGAGGCCTGCATGAAGGATGTTGCCGTATGCTTCTCGGCTATCGGCGGCTTATCCGCGCTGTTGGCGCAGAGGGTCAAATCCGCTGAGATCATCGCTTATGAAGACCTTGGACCAGAAGCGATAAGAAAATTGACGGTGGAGAAATTCCCAGTGCTTGTGGTTTATGATGCACACGGTGGAGACCTCTACGAGCAGGAAATAGCTAAATATAGAACACTCGACTGA
- a CDS encoding helix-turn-helix domain-containing protein translates to MEVLLQNIQSMGLTQYEAKVYLTLVSRGPSNAYQVSKASGVPRARVYEVLDGLVQHGLVMKEDLEGGVQYSSLPVDVFLESMKTKWEETYTSLENELKSLEKQSPESEVYVTTIKGEDNILSFCRVLIRRAERRIILSLWEPMYQKLADDLKLKQDQCLLSGILFQVDDPLPGLEVHRKTHYVEHLDYPWFILSIDGKELFYGHSPQQSGNAFYTDDPVHIYLLEDYIWHDVLVNRLVTEEKREEMDQWILPARKRFFGEK, encoded by the coding sequence ATGGAAGTCCTGCTACAAAACATTCAATCGATGGGATTGACTCAATACGAGGCCAAGGTGTACTTAACCCTTGTGTCCCGCGGACCTTCGAATGCGTATCAAGTGAGCAAAGCCTCGGGTGTGCCGCGGGCACGGGTTTATGAAGTATTGGATGGCCTGGTGCAGCATGGATTGGTCATGAAAGAAGATCTGGAAGGAGGAGTCCAATATTCCTCCCTGCCGGTTGATGTTTTTTTGGAATCGATGAAAACCAAATGGGAAGAAACCTATACCAGCCTGGAGAATGAACTAAAGTCACTTGAAAAACAGAGTCCCGAATCTGAGGTATATGTGACGACGATCAAAGGAGAGGACAACATCTTATCTTTTTGCCGAGTCTTGATCCGGCGAGCTGAGCGCCGAATTATACTTTCCTTGTGGGAGCCTATGTATCAGAAGCTTGCGGACGATTTGAAATTAAAACAGGATCAATGTTTGTTGAGCGGGATATTGTTTCAGGTAGACGATCCATTGCCCGGTTTGGAAGTTCATCGTAAAACTCATTACGTGGAACATCTGGACTACCCATGGTTCATTCTTTCCATAGACGGCAAAGAACTGTTCTATGGTCATTCCCCCCAACAGAGCGGCAATGCATTTTATACCGATGACCCGGTTCATATTTACCTGCTGGAAGATTATATTTGGCACGATGTGCTGGTGAACCGATTGGTCACTGAAGAGAAGCGAGAAGAGATGGATCAATGGATTTTACCGGCAAGGAAACGTTTTTTCGGAGAGAAATGA
- a CDS encoding ABC transporter ATP-binding protein, with product MALLTLDNVSVAYDQQNILQNFSLNINKGQFVSLLGPSGCGKTTTLRLIAGFLEAGDGRFLFNGKDYTRVPVSKRNFGFVFQSYALFPHLNVYDNVAFGLRMRKVSKEEIDQRVKRILDVVSLGGFEKRMPKALSGGQKQRVAIARALVIEPDLLLFDEPLSNLDANLRVNMRVEIRRIQQELGITTVYVSHDQEECFSISDQVAIMNKGLIEQLDTPATIFKYPKTEFVAQFTGFTNFIDFEELNDRGEEIELKHRGHTFIVAPDPKHTLPAGKKGAIRPDDIVLHGVGEVNPSGVNGVQGTVKVSTFLGRSYQYIVGTELGDFTVNKEMDLPYVNGRQVHLMFPKDKLVLVK from the coding sequence ATGGCATTGCTTACGCTGGACAACGTATCGGTCGCCTACGATCAGCAAAATATATTGCAAAATTTCAGCTTGAATATAAACAAAGGGCAATTCGTATCGCTGCTCGGTCCGAGCGGCTGCGGCAAGACGACGACCCTACGACTGATTGCAGGTTTTCTGGAAGCCGGGGACGGACGGTTTCTGTTCAATGGAAAAGACTACACCCGGGTGCCGGTTAGCAAACGGAATTTTGGCTTTGTTTTTCAAAGCTATGCCCTATTCCCGCACCTGAACGTTTATGATAATGTCGCCTTCGGTCTGCGAATGAGGAAGGTGTCCAAAGAAGAAATCGACCAACGGGTCAAGAGAATATTGGACGTGGTCAGTCTCGGGGGCTTTGAGAAACGGATGCCCAAAGCACTCTCGGGAGGGCAAAAACAGAGGGTCGCTATCGCCCGCGCTTTGGTGATCGAGCCGGACTTGCTTTTGTTCGACGAGCCGCTCAGTAATCTGGATGCCAACCTCCGGGTCAACATGAGGGTGGAAATCCGTCGCATTCAACAGGAGCTCGGCATAACCACTGTCTATGTATCACATGATCAGGAGGAATGCTTCTCGATCTCGGATCAGGTCGCCATTATGAACAAAGGCTTGATCGAGCAGCTCGACACGCCTGCTACCATATTTAAATATCCGAAAACCGAATTTGTTGCCCAATTTACCGGGTTTACTAACTTTATCGATTTTGAAGAGCTGAACGACCGTGGCGAAGAGATTGAACTGAAGCACCGGGGCCATACGTTCATTGTTGCTCCGGATCCGAAGCATACACTTCCGGCCGGCAAGAAAGGCGCTATTCGACCTGACGATATTGTCCTTCACGGGGTTGGTGAAGTAAATCCATCCGGTGTGAACGGCGTGCAAGGAACCGTCAAGGTGAGCACGTTTCTTGGACGCAGCTACCAATATATTGTGGGGACCGAACTCGGAGATTTTACAGTCAACAAAGAAATGGATCTACCTTATGTTAACGGGAGACAGGTTCATCTGATGTTCCCGAAGGACAAGCTGGTATTGGTGAAGTAA
- the allB gene encoding allantoinase AllB produces the protein MAVEFDVVIKGGHIVRYDKLERMDIGIARGVITCIQETITASARKEIDARGEVTVPGMIDVHVHLNEPGLGDWEGIPSGSAALAAGGCTTYFDMPLNCLPPTTTVPALNDKLELAKQRSCIDYAFWGGLVTGNVEQLAPLAEAGVIGYKAFLSAAGGKQEGAFLEVDDQTLYQGMREIARLGKILALHAESEPIVSALAAEKQSKGLTSAKDYLHSRPIYAEFEAVRRVLYYAELTGCALHFVHISSPAAVLEIRTAKRAGLNVTLETCPHYLMLTGDALEEIGALAKCAPPLRTNEELEGLWEAVRQGDIDMMSSDHSPCPPELKVSDNWFEIWGGISGAQSSLELFLGEGYARRNIPLPILCRMLSTHPARRFGLHGQKGEIALGKDADVAIIDFSKPYVLRKEHLYDRHKHNPYVGKQMDCRVKHTLVRGQIVYDWQCGITNPSYGQWLRS, from the coding sequence ATGGCGGTTGAATTCGATGTGGTGATCAAGGGCGGACATATCGTACGGTATGACAAGCTTGAAAGGATGGATATAGGTATTGCCAGAGGTGTGATTACCTGCATTCAGGAGACCATTACAGCGTCAGCCCGAAAGGAGATTGACGCAAGAGGTGAAGTGACTGTCCCGGGGATGATTGATGTCCATGTTCATTTGAATGAGCCGGGGTTGGGCGATTGGGAGGGGATTCCGAGCGGTTCGGCAGCACTGGCCGCAGGGGGATGCACTACCTACTTCGATATGCCGCTCAACTGCCTCCCGCCGACAACGACGGTGCCAGCCTTGAATGACAAATTGGAGCTGGCTAAACAGCGCTCTTGTATCGATTATGCGTTCTGGGGAGGACTCGTTACCGGGAATGTCGAGCAGCTTGCACCGCTTGCGGAAGCGGGCGTGATCGGATACAAGGCCTTTCTGTCCGCGGCTGGAGGGAAACAGGAGGGGGCTTTTCTTGAAGTCGACGACCAGACGCTTTACCAGGGCATGCGGGAGATTGCGAGACTGGGCAAAATTCTCGCGCTGCATGCGGAAAGTGAGCCGATCGTAAGCGCGCTGGCTGCTGAGAAACAAAGTAAAGGGCTGACTTCAGCAAAGGATTATTTGCACTCCAGACCAATTTACGCTGAGTTTGAAGCGGTTCGGAGAGTTTTGTATTATGCGGAACTAACGGGCTGCGCACTGCACTTCGTGCATATCAGCAGTCCTGCGGCCGTACTGGAGATTCGCACCGCCAAACGGGCGGGCTTGAATGTAACGCTCGAAACCTGCCCGCATTATCTGATGCTCACAGGCGATGCTTTGGAGGAGATCGGAGCGCTGGCTAAGTGTGCGCCTCCGCTGCGCACGAATGAGGAATTGGAAGGATTGTGGGAGGCGGTCAGGCAAGGAGACATCGATATGATGAGTTCGGACCATTCTCCTTGCCCGCCGGAGCTGAAAGTTTCAGACAATTGGTTCGAAATCTGGGGAGGAATTTCCGGGGCGCAGAGCTCTCTTGAGTTGTTCCTTGGCGAGGGCTACGCAAGGCGGAACATTCCTCTTCCAATATTATGCCGAATGCTGTCCACCCATCCGGCCCGCCGCTTTGGGCTGCATGGCCAAAAAGGCGAGATCGCGCTGGGTAAAGACGCCGATGTGGCGATCATCGATTTTTCCAAGCCATACGTTTTGCGAAAGGAGCATTTATACGATCGGCATAAGCACAATCCCTATGTGGGCAAACAAATGGATTGCCGGGTAAAGCATACGCTTGTTCGGGGGCAGATCGTTTATGATTGGCAATGCGGCATAACGAATCCAAGTTACGGGCAATGGCTGCGCTCCTGA
- a CDS encoding adenine deaminase C-terminal domain-containing protein, with product MRVDLLIENIHIYNSYFKAFIQGNAAVADGRFLYIGPRGAADFESDEVIDGGGRYLIPGLVDIHLHIESTMVTPQTFSFGLIRNGVTTIVPEPHEMANVFGMDGVKQMIRASEGCLVDMFYAIPSSVPATSMETTGGTLDIPELDELLQSEKIICLGEIMNYVDVITDPDCKTNQILRHIRSKYPDLIIEGHCPKLLDLDLQRVIYAGVDSDHTHQTVEGMEARIGAGMFIEIQEKSMTEEVMDYLIAGDVSEHFCFVTDDVMADSLQRRGHLNHLVRKAIRMGMSPERAIYASTFTPSRRMRLHDRGAIAPGKVADFLIVSDIREFTIDQVFKNGRLAFDAREEYRQQEFPPAFPAHYYESVKLPLLTEADFAVRAEEADGRYTCRVMMVKNGSTFTQEHRGEAEIRGGELQWKESPYGLIATFERYGKNGNRGYGLIGGDTIKRGAVATTYSHDNHNLLVVGHNPQDMMLAANEVIRHHGGFCVVEDGRVLAHLRLPVGGILTEAPLEQVAKEVEGLCKAMEALGYCHYNPIMSISTHSLPVSPDLKITDWGLIDVNAGKVVSLIVGK from the coding sequence ATGCGTGTGGATCTGCTGATCGAAAACATTCATATTTACAACAGTTATTTTAAAGCATTCATCCAGGGAAACGCCGCTGTCGCGGACGGCAGGTTTTTGTATATCGGTCCCCGCGGGGCAGCGGACTTCGAAAGCGATGAGGTGATCGACGGGGGTGGACGTTATCTGATTCCTGGGCTGGTCGACATTCATCTTCATATTGAAAGCACGATGGTGACTCCACAGACGTTCTCCTTTGGGCTTATCCGTAATGGCGTCACGACCATTGTGCCCGAACCGCATGAGATGGCAAATGTGTTTGGCATGGATGGTGTGAAGCAGATGATTCGGGCAAGCGAGGGATGTCTTGTTGATATGTTCTACGCCATCCCCAGCTCCGTTCCGGCAACTTCAATGGAAACGACGGGAGGCACGCTGGACATTCCGGAATTAGATGAGCTGCTGCAGTCGGAGAAGATCATTTGCTTAGGCGAAATCATGAACTACGTCGATGTCATTACCGATCCCGATTGTAAGACGAATCAGATTCTGCGGCATATTCGCAGCAAGTATCCCGATTTGATCATTGAGGGGCACTGCCCGAAGCTGCTGGACCTGGACCTGCAGCGCGTCATCTATGCCGGAGTCGATTCGGATCATACGCATCAGACTGTGGAAGGCATGGAAGCCCGTATCGGCGCGGGGATGTTTATCGAGATTCAGGAAAAATCGATGACCGAAGAGGTTATGGACTATCTGATCGCGGGCGATGTGTCAGAGCATTTCTGCTTTGTGACGGACGACGTGATGGCTGACTCCCTTCAACGGAGGGGCCACCTGAATCATCTGGTGCGCAAAGCGATTCGCATGGGCATGAGCCCCGAGCGGGCCATTTATGCGAGTACCTTCACCCCGTCCAGAAGGATGCGGCTCCATGATCGCGGGGCGATCGCACCTGGGAAGGTCGCGGATTTCCTGATCGTATCGGATATTCGGGAGTTTACCATCGATCAGGTGTTCAAGAACGGACGCCTAGCCTTCGATGCGAGAGAAGAATACAGGCAGCAGGAGTTCCCTCCGGCTTTCCCGGCCCATTATTACGAAAGCGTCAAGCTTCCTTTGCTGACGGAAGCGGATTTTGCTGTCCGCGCGGAGGAGGCCGACGGTCGGTATACCTGCCGGGTGATGATGGTCAAGAATGGCTCGACGTTCACCCAAGAGCATCGAGGCGAGGCGGAAATCCGTGGGGGAGAGCTTCAATGGAAGGAAAGCCCCTACGGCCTGATCGCTACTTTCGAGCGCTATGGGAAGAACGGCAATCGTGGGTACGGCCTGATCGGAGGAGATACAATTAAACGGGGGGCAGTCGCAACGACCTACTCCCATGATAACCACAACCTGCTCGTCGTAGGCCATAATCCGCAGGACATGATGCTCGCGGCTAATGAGGTGATCCGCCATCACGGAGGCTTCTGCGTTGTCGAGGACGGCCGGGTGCTGGCCCATCTCCGACTGCCTGTCGGCGGCATTTTGACTGAGGCTCCTCTGGAGCAGGTGGCTAAGGAAGTGGAAGGGCTGTGCAAAGCGATGGAAGCGCTTGGTTACTGTCATTATAATCCCATTATGTCGATTAGCACGCACTCACTGCCCGTCAGCCCGGATTTGAAAATTACCGATTGGGGCTTGATCGATGTGAATGCGGGCAAGGTTGTTTCTTTGATTGTTGGAAAATAA
- a CDS encoding fumarate hydratase: protein MRTVHVDQICDAIAVLCWEACYHLPDDILAGFHRASETEKSPLGKSILDQLIENAQLASEENRPYCHDTGLTVVFAEVGQDVHIQGGSFTEAIHEGIRKGYKEGYLRNSIVGDPLLRNNTNDNTPGVIHTKLVPGEQIKFTVLPKGGGSENMSAMKFLLPGDGVGGVKKFVLDTIQAAGGRACPPLVVGVGIGGSFDKVTEIAKEAVLREVGAYHHEPHIAQLEKELLGEINKTGIGPQGLGGTSTALWVAVETYGCHITALPVAVNLQCHAARKKSCVI, encoded by the coding sequence ATGAGAACCGTTCATGTCGATCAAATTTGTGATGCCATCGCTGTTTTATGCTGGGAAGCCTGTTACCATTTGCCGGATGATATCCTAGCAGGCTTTCATAGGGCGAGTGAAACTGAAAAATCGCCTCTGGGTAAAAGTATTTTGGATCAATTAATTGAAAACGCTCAATTGGCATCCGAAGAAAACAGACCGTATTGTCATGATACAGGGCTTACTGTGGTTTTTGCCGAGGTAGGACAGGATGTACATATTCAAGGCGGGAGCTTCACCGAAGCGATTCATGAGGGAATTAGAAAAGGATACAAAGAAGGGTACCTGCGAAATTCAATCGTAGGCGATCCATTACTGCGCAATAACACGAACGATAATACGCCCGGCGTGATCCATACGAAGCTCGTCCCGGGCGAGCAAATCAAATTCACTGTTCTGCCCAAGGGCGGCGGCAGCGAGAACATGAGCGCGATGAAGTTTTTGCTCCCGGGCGATGGTGTAGGCGGCGTGAAGAAGTTTGTATTAGATACAATCCAAGCCGCAGGAGGAAGGGCCTGCCCGCCTTTGGTCGTAGGCGTAGGTATCGGCGGAAGCTTCGATAAGGTGACCGAAATTGCCAAAGAGGCTGTTCTGCGGGAAGTGGGAGCCTATCATCATGAGCCGCATATCGCTCAGCTGGAGAAAGAATTGTTGGGGGAAATCAACAAGACGGGTATCGGTCCCCAAGGATTGGGAGGCACGAGTACGGCCCTTTGGGTTGCTGTGGAGACTTACGGCTGCCATATCACCGCTCTTCCGGTGGCTGTGAATCTCCAGTGTCATGCTGCACGCAAAAAATCGTGTGTCATCTAA
- a CDS encoding Lrp/AsnC family transcriptional regulator codes for MQSRTSGELPPGPIDEIDRKIIVALHQNGRISYTDLAKEIGLSRVAVQARINALMDSGVIERFTAVINPEKIGIHVSAFFNVEVEPKHLHEAAEQLASEPVVTSLYHMTGPSKLHMHGLFTNNLEMETFLKEKLYKLPGIMSVDCQVLITRYKSRMGMRL; via the coding sequence GTGCAATCCAGAACCTCAGGTGAACTCCCCCCCGGTCCCATCGATGAAATCGACCGTAAAATTATCGTGGCCCTCCATCAAAACGGGAGAATTTCTTACACCGATTTGGCCAAAGAAATCGGATTATCCCGCGTTGCCGTTCAAGCCAGAATTAACGCTCTTATGGATTCCGGCGTGATCGAGCGTTTCACCGCGGTCATTAATCCAGAGAAAATCGGAATCCACGTATCCGCATTTTTCAACGTGGAGGTCGAGCCTAAGCATCTGCACGAAGCGGCCGAGCAATTGGCATCAGAGCCGGTCGTTACAAGTCTCTATCATATGACCGGACCCAGCAAGCTGCATATGCACGGCTTGTTTACAAACAACCTGGAGATGGAGACATTTTTGAAAGAAAAGCTGTATAAGCTACCCGGGATTATGAGCGTCGATTGCCAGGTTCTGATCACGCGTTACAAAAGTCGTATGGGAATGAGGTTGTAA
- a CDS encoding MFS transporter, with protein sequence MHYGWIVVWITFITILVVAGIRSITGVLIIPLEQEFEWSRSAISFAFALNLTIYGFSGPFIAAGMERIGVRKMMLYAMVLLVSGIAVSLAMTQIWQLHLVWGIIISLGSGVFLTVLSATVANRWFEQKRGMVLGLLMASTAAGQMVFLPLLTYMVQAYSWRIALSLFLGLGVLMIPIIALWMRDRPSDKGLLPYGSVNSEPKAPDTRKKDPISAAFEGLWIGVRSVTFWLLAASFFICGASSTGLIGTHFIPASSHHGIPEVQAAGLFAFMGIFNIIGTIFSGWLSDRFDNRWLLFWYYGLRGLSLLFLPYLFDLKSYILFIVFAVFYGLDWIATVPPTVRLAADHFGKERGIVIYGWLFAAHQLGSGAAAFLGGYIYEHYHSYTLSFIFAGLLCIVATLFVFSVKKRQAAAV encoded by the coding sequence TTGCATTATGGATGGATTGTAGTATGGATCACGTTTATTACCATACTGGTTGTTGCGGGGATCCGCTCCATTACGGGAGTCCTCATCATTCCATTGGAACAAGAATTCGAATGGAGCCGTTCAGCCATCTCCTTCGCCTTTGCCTTAAATCTAACGATCTATGGATTCTCAGGTCCCTTTATCGCGGCGGGGATGGAGCGGATCGGGGTCCGAAAGATGATGCTTTACGCCATGGTTTTATTGGTTTCGGGTATCGCAGTAAGCCTTGCCATGACGCAAATTTGGCAGCTTCACCTAGTATGGGGGATCATTATAAGCTTGGGCTCCGGTGTGTTTCTCACTGTACTTTCGGCAACCGTGGCCAACCGCTGGTTTGAACAAAAACGGGGAATGGTATTGGGGCTGCTTATGGCAAGTACCGCTGCCGGACAAATGGTGTTTCTTCCTCTGCTCACCTACATGGTTCAAGCCTATTCCTGGCGCATCGCTTTATCCCTATTTCTTGGTTTGGGGGTATTGATGATTCCTATTATTGCGTTATGGATGAGAGATCGCCCATCGGATAAAGGACTTCTACCCTACGGATCAGTGAATAGCGAACCCAAGGCTCCTGACACAAGGAAGAAAGATCCTATTTCTGCGGCTTTTGAGGGATTATGGATCGGGGTTCGCTCGGTTACCTTTTGGCTGCTGGCAGCAAGTTTTTTTATCTGCGGCGCATCGTCAACCGGTCTTATCGGCACTCATTTCATACCCGCATCCTCCCATCACGGAATCCCGGAAGTTCAGGCTGCCGGCCTGTTTGCTTTTATGGGTATTTTTAATATTATCGGCACAATCTTTTCCGGATGGCTGTCTGACCGTTTTGACAATCGCTGGCTTCTATTTTGGTATTATGGACTCAGAGGTTTATCCTTACTATTCTTACCTTATCTTTTTGACCTAAAGTCTTATATTCTCTTCATTGTCTTCGCTGTGTTTTACGGCCTGGATTGGATTGCCACCGTTCCTCCGACAGTCCGTTTAGCTGCGGACCATTTTGGCAAAGAGCGGGGCATTGTCATCTATGGCTGGTTGTTTGCAGCCCATCAGTTAGGCTCTGGAGCAGCTGCCTTTTTGGGAGGCTACATCTATGAACATTATCATAGCTATACGCTCTCCTTTATCTTTGCCGGACTCCTATGTATTGTCGCTACTCTGTTTGTTTTCAGCGTTAAAAAACGTCAAGCAGCGGCTGTTTAA
- a CDS encoding chromate transporter — translation MEWLNLLIGFFVANVLGYGGGPASIPLMYQEIVVRHQWTTDTQFSNILALGNALPGPIATKIAAFVGYDTFGWLGMAIALAATVVPTAAALILMLRILNKHRQSPVVKGMTLLVQPVIAVMMLILTWQMASTSWQSLGLWQSLAIAAIAYWAMERRKIHPALVIIGAFAYGGLVLPYFI, via the coding sequence ATGGAGTGGCTAAATCTCTTGATCGGTTTTTTCGTCGCTAACGTGCTCGGTTACGGTGGTGGTCCCGCTTCCATACCGCTGATGTATCAAGAAATCGTTGTTCGCCATCAATGGACGACGGATACACAGTTTTCCAATATTTTGGCTTTAGGCAACGCATTGCCTGGTCCGATCGCCACCAAAATCGCCGCATTCGTCGGCTATGATACCTTCGGGTGGCTCGGCATGGCGATTGCACTGGCCGCGACCGTGGTTCCAACAGCGGCTGCGCTTATTCTGATGCTGAGAATTCTGAATAAGCACCGCCAATCGCCTGTCGTTAAAGGAATGACTCTGCTTGTCCAGCCCGTCATTGCCGTTATGATGCTGATTCTCACTTGGCAAATGGCATCCACCAGCTGGCAATCGCTCGGTCTTTGGCAATCCCTTGCCATTGCCGCTATCGCTTACTGGGCGATGGAACGACGCAAGATTCATCCTGCTTTGGTCATTATCGGGGCCTTCGCTTACGGAGGATTGGTTCTGCCTTACTTTATTTAA